AATAGTTGTTGGTAGATAcaatcatctaccaacaaaaacaaaagactcAAAGcactattgtttcttaatatattatctatgaaagaggaacttgatgcttttttaaatcttcaaaatcatctaCGATTGAATTCAAACTAAATGTTAAAGTTATGTCCCTTTCAATGTATAAGATCAAAGAGTCtgtcaaaaaatcattttccatttacctaatttaaaaatattagttataaaattatgaGTTGACAATATGGACAAGTCCcaattttattttgtcaaatttttgtgacattattatattttgtatttttttttgtctctttatCTTTTGGTCTCTTTATCTTTGTTAGACTGTTACTATTACCCCCACTACTATGAAAGTATAATGCACACTACTTTTCCTAActttaccttcttctttttttgcacCTATCGCTTGTTCCCTATTGTTGCCACACTACCAACAAATAGTCAAAGTCTCAAACaccaaacaaaattatatattctctacagactctctctctctctctctctctctctctctctctctctctctctatatatatatatatatatatatatatatataaactttattgaCAAATCACAACTCACTTTTCACTATCTCAGACACGTAGCAGCTGCAAAAACAAATAACACAGAGACCCCCAAACACAGATTTACATATTCAAATTTAATTCACAATCACCctcagcacaaaaaaaaaaaaaaaaaccacaaaccaCAATCACAGATGATAGATTCACAAACATTATAATTGTATGGGGTAGAGAGAAAAATCATACAAAATCAATGTTAAGTTTTAAAGttgaataagagaaaaaaaaaaatacttaaaagcATATCAGGATTCGAGATGGAGGCTGGAGGTTATAGTGGCCGGTGTGTGAGGTGGGGTGGGTAGGTCAAGCTGCCGATAGCAGCGGTAACGAGAGGCATGTGAGAACTTTGGGTTAGTCACTGCCTCACTGGGTTGATTGGCTGGTCAATGGGTTAATGGCGGTGAGGTGAGCTCACATGGGTGGTTGACAGTTGTGGCGGCGGTGTGGTTGGTGAAGTGAGTCACTCACTGTCACCGTCAATCTCTTCTTTAGTCTCTTGACCTCTCTTGGctctctatttcttcttttattattttttttttcctacatcaGGAAAATTTTTGAATTGGGCTTTTAATTAGCTTGGTTTAGGTTGGTTGGGCTATTAagatatatatagacacacacctTAGAGTTTTTTTAAGAAGTAATGAAATCTAGATCTAACTTTGTATTTGAACCACAATAATCAAAAGAAGATATAAGGTTTGAAGCAAATTGGCATCAATTAGAAGTATATAATGACATTTGTgttattcttcaaaaaaaaattatacatgttCATTTTTCTATGTGACACATATATGAACAACTAGTCGTTAATCCATGCGATGCATGAGAAAAATATtcaaagagattttttttaaaaatagtagtaatatatatacggattagcgactagtttgttgtatatataggtatatacaaggatatgttgtaataatgatgtttgagtttggagaatatggtttcataaagtgaaaattcaagttctggaATTTtctgaatgaaaatttgaaaatctgtATTTTCGATCGGTCAAAGCTTTGGCCCAATCGATCgaaaatgttaaagaaaaaatCTTGGAGTTTCTGGATGTCTTGATTGATGTTCGATTCCTGTTCGTTTGATTAAAAAGAGCACTTGATCGATTAAAAGTAATTTTCAACTGATTGAAAATTGTGAAATAggtttttttgcagaattttctgATGACTGTTCAGAAAGGTTGAAGAGATTTCAAGCTTTGTTAATGGTTTTATGAAAAGTTTTAACTCTCCATATGTgccttttgatgaaatataaccctatgggtataaatagaggcttatgTTCACTTAAAGTTAGAGAGAAACATAAGAAATCTTGTGGTCATTCTCCAGAATTGCTATTTGTAAAACCCAACATAAGAAATCTTGGTTGTATCCTGAGGACAAATTTATGATAACCCTTTAGTAACAAAActgtgggggggggggatatTGTTGAAGGAAAACGATATAGTGcctccaagttatctattttctgtttgtcttttgtgttaaccttgttcttccattattactttgtatAATATCTCTAACAATCTTAGACAATATTTCCTACAATGGAGGGAGCAAGTGATGTTTAAGCGTTAAAGATGTTGAATCATGAGTTGGTGAAATTGGATCGCTTTGATGGAACCAATTTCTCTCAATGAAAAGACAAGATGAAATTCCTATTTACTACACTTAAACTTTTCTATGTCTTGGACCTGAATTTGATGCCTTTTCCTACTGCGAGTGATGAAGATACTGATGAGATTAAGGCACAAAGAAAGAAACGAGAGGAAGATGAATTGATATGTAGAGGGTATATTCTCAATACTCTTTCAGATCGTCTCTATGATCTCTACACATCAATGAAGTCACCGAAGGAGATTTGGAATGCTTTGGAGGCAAAGTACAAAACTGAGAAAGTAAGTACaaataagtttattattcaaGAGTATTTTGATTATAAAATACTTGATAATATCTCAGTTTTAGATCAAGTGCATGAGTTACAGATTTTGGTCAATAAACTCTGTGATTTGTCAATCAATATTCCTAAATCATTCCAAGTGGCTGCAATCATTGCAAAACTCCCACCAATTTGGAATAATTTTAGGAAGAAACTTCTGCATATGTCGGAAGATCTTACTTTAGAACAATTCGGACATCTTCAAATTGAAGAGGAAAGTCGGGTTAGAGATGTGACTAACACCGATTCTAAAGGAAATATAAACAATGTGAGAAATGTTCAAAGTGGGAGTTTGAGTAAGACCAATAAGCACTTCTAAGTGAACAAAAGTGGAAGTGGTTTTAAGAAGAACAACTTCAAGAATCCCAACAAGGACAAGAAGAACCAGGTATGTTTCCATTGTGGAAAGAAATGTCATTACATTCGTGAATGTAAACtcttaaagaacaagaaaaaggaTGAAGAAGGCAATGTCATTGAAACGAATTTCATTGAGGACATTGTTGCCATGGTAAGTGGCATACATATTGATATGATCGTTGAAGTTCATATGGCTGTGATTGTAAATACTTTTGATTGGTGGTTCAATTCGGGTGCAACGGTGCATGTGTGCAACAACGAGCAATACAAGACTTATGATGAGTCTTCCATAGAACAACAAGTGCTGATGGGGAACCACAATAAAACAAAGGTTCTTGGAAAGGGCATCGTTGAAGTGAAAATGAGTTCCGGCAAGATGATGATCTTGACCAATGTTTTTCATGCACCCGATATCAAGAAGAATCTTGTGTCTGCCAATTTGTTAGGTAAAAGTGGTGTAAATGTTGTACTTGAATCAAACAAGTTAATCTTATCCAAGAATGAGATATTTGTAGGAAAGGGATATGCTACTGATGGCATGTACAaactaagttttattaattaaaaagtttCTAGTTGTGCTTATATTGTTGATTCTTTATATTTGTGGCGTGCTAGATTAGgacatttaaatttcaaatacttGAAGTTTATGTCAAAGTATGGTATGATATCATATAAGCACGATGATGAAAAGAAATGTGAGATTTGTATTCAAGCAAAGATGacaaagaaatatttttctatgttgaaaagaaattctattATTCTTATACACCCCAACAAAATGGTttggttgaaagaaaaaaataagactCTTGTAGACATGGTAAATGCCATGATCTTGAGGGAGATGCATTGCTTACAGCATGTCATGTGCACAATAAAGTACCTTCCAAGAAGATTAAAGTATCTCCATATGAGTTATGGAGTGGAAGGAAACCAAATTTTGATTATATCAATGTGTGGGAGTGTTTAGCCTTTTATAGAATGgttgatccaaaaaaaaaaaaacaaaattaggacCAAGAGCTATGAAAAGTGTGTTTGTAGGTAATGTTGAAAATTCAAAGGCATATAGATTATTAGACTTAAGCTCTAATATAGTGGTGGAATCAAGAGATATTGTATTTATTGAGGATAAATTCAGTAAAGATTCTATGAATGCTTTGATACCTACAAACACAACAAAGTGACTTTAATCCAAATACTACTTTGGGTGGTACTAAAATGATTGAAAGTGGTTCACCAAGTGAACAAAGAAAGATTCAAAGGATAAGAAGAGTGAAGGACTTtggttcaaatttcatttcttaTCAAGCTCAATTGTACCTTGTTGAAGGTAATAGACAGGTGGTCTTACATAAAATACCTATAGTGTTTAACACAGAGGATGATCCTAAAACATTTGAGGAAACTATGTCTTCTAGAGATTCAGTTTTCTGGAAAGAAGTTGTAAATGATGAAATAGACTCAATATTATCTAATAATACTTGGGTCTTAGTGGATCTACCTACTGGTTCTAAACCaattggttgtaaatgggtgtttagaagaaaatataatactaATGGATCGATacaaacctttaaagcaaggttAGTGgcaaaaggctttaaacaaaGGGAAAGAGTAGACTACTTTGATACCTATGCACCGGTGGCTAGGATCACGTCTACTCGTGTGTTGTTAGCACTAGCATCCGTATATAAGTTGATTGTatatcaaatggatgttaagaTAGCTTTCCTAAATGGTGATCTTGATGAGGAAGTTTACATGGAACAACCTGAGGGTTTTGTACTTtctagaaatgaaaagaaagtttGCAAGTTAGTCAAGTCTTTGTATGGCTTGAAACAAGTTCCAAAACAATAGCATGAGAAGTTTGACTCAGCAATTTTGTCAGATGGCTTTATGCACAATAGTTTCGACAAATGTATGTATTCCAAATTCACAAAGGAATATGGAGTCATTGTATACCTtcatgtggatgatatgctcatATTTGGTATGGATATGAAAGGTGTATGTGAAACCAAAAAGTATATTTCTTCTATGTTTCAAGTGAAAGATTTAAACGAAGTAGATACTATTTTGggaatcaaaattaaaagacatagTGAGGGATTTGTACTGTGTCAATCTCATTATATTGATAAAGTGCTTTAAAGATTTGAACATCTTaatataaaggaagaaaatacACATTTCAATCGGAGCATAAAGTTGGGTGAAAACATTGGAAGAGCAGTAGCACAGCTCGAGTATGCTAGTGCTATTGTTAGCATGATGTGTGCTATGCATTATACAAGACCAGACATATCATTTTCAGTTAAAAAACTTTCTGGATTTACAAGTAATCCAAGTGTGAATCGCTGGAAAGCAATTGGTAGAGTTCTTGGTTATTTAAAGAAAACCATAAGTTTGAGACTCTTTTATTCTGAATTTCCAGCTGTATTGGAAGATTATTCAGATGCTAGTTGGATTACTAGTGTGAGTGATAATAAATCCACGTCTGGTTGGATATTCACTCTTGGTGAGGGTGCCATCTCTTGGGCATCAAAGAAACAAATGTGTATTTCTCACTCAACCATGGAATTAGAATTTATAGCCTTGGTGGCAGCAGGCAAGGAAGCAAAATGACTTAGAAATATGTTGTTAGACATAGAGTTGTGGCCGTAACCAATACTGGTCATTTTGGTGTACTGTGATAGTGAAGGCACCTTAGGTAGAGTATGCAGTAAAATGTATAATGGTAAGTCTAAACATATAGGTCTAAGACAAGATTACATAAGACAATTAATAGAATCTGGTACCATTTCAATTGTCTATGTAAggtcaaataataatttaatagacCCTTTAACCAAAGCAGTGTCTTGAGATATGGTTGGAATAACATCCATTGGAATGAAACTAAAACCCTTCTTTTAAGAGAATTACCAATAGTGGGAACCTAACCTCGAATTGATTTAATCTAAGAAGCTTAATGGGTAACAACAAACTATTGATACGTGGATAGTAAGAGCACTAATTTTGTGTCTCATTCAGGATAGATTAGTGCATACTGTTACGATATAATTGAGGATAAGTTTTGCACTCTTAATGAAGTTCATAAAGTATAAATGTCTGTGTAACAGAGGCATAAGAAAGAACTTCAACTTTGTGAACATAGAAGTGGTGCCACTTCTAGCAAGAGTAAAGGGTTTTCTCTTGTAAATGTTTACTAAACTGGAAAGAGCACAAGGCCATAATAGTGCTAACAACAGTGGATTTCTAAATGTGTTGTGGATGTTCTCATGTGTGTGTTGTTTCCGATTTCAACACATAAGAGTTTTGGTTAAGCACCAAACCACCATTAACTCTGTTGATTTCTTGAGTAATTACACTAAAGGGAGGTTTAAGTTGAAAGACACCTTCCATTATGCATGATAGGATATCAATCAAGTTAAACATATACTATTACAACCTAGTGGGGGatttttgtatatataggtatgtGCAAgaataggttgtaataatgatgtttgagtttggagaatatggtttcataaagtgaaaattcaagttctggaattttctaagtgaaaatttgaGAATCAATATTTTCAATTGGTCGAAACTTTGGCTTGATTGATTgaaaatggtaaagaaaaaatccTGGAGTTTCTAGATGTCTTGATCGCTGTTCGATTCCTGTTCAACCTATCGAAAAGAGCACTTGATCGATTGAAAGTaattttcgaccgatcgaaaatcgtgAAACAGGatttttgcagaattttctgGTGACTGTTTAGAAAGGTTGAAGAGGTTTCAAGCCTTGTTATCTATTTTATGAAACGCTTTAACTTTCCATACGTgctttttgatgaaatataactctatgggtataaatagaggcttatgttcacttgaagTTAAAGAGAAATACAAGAAATCTTGTGGTCATTCTCCAGAATTGCTATCTGTAGAACCCAACATCTTGGTTGTATCCTAGGGACAAATTTGCGATAATCCTTTAGTAACAAAACTGtggggggcaaatattgtctaaggaaaaTGATATAGTACCTCAAAGTTATCTATTATCTGTTTGTCTTTTGTATTAATTTTGTTCTTCtattattactttgtgtaatatcccCAACATAGTTGTGCATCAAAGTGATGATCAAATGATTGACTAAACTCATGCATAAATCTCATGGTATTAATTTGGAACTCCCAAGAAAAGTACGGTCATCATCGATTAGCTATGCCTAGAAAGAAAAGCATGAAAATTAGAACCGGATAAAGTTTGAGTACAAATTTTGTTGTAGTTAATGAATACAATTCccactaaaaaaattgacatagttataaattttgaaaatctaactgttgaattacatgttcttaacatgtatataaaatttcaagccaatcaaattttatttattattcaattcataaacttatttttttagtaaatgattttaaactacaaaaaatttgaaatttaaatatttgattgatgacatagcaactAAGTTTAGATATTCTAAAAACTTTGCGAGcatgaagaataaaaaaaaaatgtaatccaatgatagatttatcaaaattcatatcccaTAAAAACATATTAGGTGAAGTCGTAACCATTGACTATAACAAAATTTGTGGCTAAACTTTGTTTGTGGAACTAGAAATTGAGAGTAACATCATGATCAAGGTACGTGACTGATTCCCCCAATCTCACCCATGATAACCACATCAATGCCCAATTTGGACAATAACCAAGGTGACATATACAATTAAAGAGCAACATAGACGACTATCAAGCCTTTAAATTCATGATAGCCAAGGCACGTGATTCCCCAATCTCACCCATGATAGCCACATCAATGCCCAAAATTTGGACCATAACCAAAGTGATAGATACAATTAAAGAGCGACATACACCACTATCAAGCCTATAAATTCATGGTGGGTTCcaattaactcaactggtaaaatctctgatggttgaataagagatctggagttcaatttccgcctacaccaaaaactaattggtttCTTGGTCTGATGACAAAGAGCACTCATCAGGAacggacgccataagttgaaactccctaaaaaaaaaaaaaagcctataaATTCATGGCTTCTCTCTGCCACAAAcaggacaaaaaaataataaatagtggCTTCTCTACTAGAATAAGATATGAGAAATCTATGAACTGTAATAGAATTTTCTCTGGTAAATTAATTAGCTAACTTTTATAATATAGAAACATATTACATTCATGGATCTCTTAAATTTCAATGACCAGAGATTTTATCAATTAAGTTTAAACTAACTGAAATCCACACTTAACTAACTTAACATTGGAGATTTTAGACAAGTGCCACACCAGTAccatcaaaattctttttcttatgtCTTACAGGAATAGTGCTCTATTAGCAGGTCCGTCATTTTTCTGTTGATTCATCATCAAATATAATTAACACTGATATGTTGCTCATTTGACTGTCTGACGGAACCTTCCCTATGGAGCATCTTTCAAATTCTAAGGCAAATAAATGAACGAGGAAGAAATTGTAATCTAATTCTAAAATAAGTGTTTTCCTACATATTTTGGAAACTAAAATCTTTCCGGTGTTTTCTTAAAGTGgcataaatataattttttgaatgcACTAATGATTTTCCATGAACTTACGGGATTTGATGAAAGCCCAGCaaactggattttttttcaaaataacactagttttcaaacaattttgttagttagtatgttttcaaaattatttaggaaactaacatcttCAGTGCAACAGACTCAATTTTGGTGTGCTAAATTGAGTATAATGAAGATGATTTCAACATGAAACTCAAGTGTACTGGACTCAAGTTCTATCATATAAAACTCGAGTCCATAGGACttgatttcttttaaattaGCCTTATAGGTCTTTATCTTCTTCGAACCacttctcctcttcttcttcttcttctcttctttgtgGGTCTTGAGTTCCTTCAATGCCCAGATGCACACACAAATAATTGCTCAATTGAACAAGGAACAAACCCAGATCGAACCAGGAACGAggaaaaacaagagaaaaaaaaaacgttagcCCAGATTGAACAAGGAACAaggaaaagcaagaaaaaaaaaagaggtagtGAAAAGACCTGCAAAATCAGTGCTGCTATGGTCAGCAGAGATACTTCCTCTCCTCTGCCAAATTACCAAGATTAATTtaggtatttgttttgggttttgttcttGGGTTTTTGGGGCTAGAAGTGGGTGTTTAGTTTTGTTCTTGGGTATTTGGAGCTGGAAGTGGGAGAGAATGACATTTGATCCACTCTTCGTTCTCCCTTTTCATCGCCCTCGATTGCTTTGAAAGTGATTGCCTGAGAGAAGATGAGAGTGTGGGATTAGGATTAGGACTGGGGTTTGGTTCTTGTTTTCTGAGTTTGCTATTGAGAGGAGATAAGAGTTGGGTGGGTTTGTTTTCTGGTTTACCGTTAAACAAAATCGAGTCCTAcagactcgagttttatataatagaactcgagtctaaCGGTCTCGAGTTTCATTGGATGTTGAAATCGTGTGCATTAACTCGATTTAGCGCACCAAAATCGAGTCTATTGCACTCGAGAggttagtttcctaaatagtttttaaaatgtgctaactaacaaaattgtgtGAAAACTagtattattttgaaaaaaaattcccagCAAACCTATACAGTGGGaatttttttcctgaataaGAATAATTCGATCcatcaaaaaagagagaaacaaacaaggaaatttgattataattcaATTCAGATGGG
This genomic stretch from Castanea sativa cultivar Marrone di Chiusa Pesio chromosome 1, ASM4071231v1 harbors:
- the LOC142634263 gene encoding uncharacterized protein LOC142634263, translated to MKFLFTTLKLFYVLDLNLMPFPTASDEDTDEIKAQRKKREEDELICRGYILNTLSDRLYDLYTSMKSPKEIWNALEAKYKTEKVSTNKFIIQEYFDYKILDNISVLDQVHELQILVNKLCDLSINIPKSFQVAAIIAKLPPIWNNFRKKLLHMSEDLTLEQFGHLQIEEESRVRDVTNTDSKGNINNVRNVQSGSLSKTNKHF